From Rhodothermales bacterium, one genomic window encodes:
- a CDS encoding DUF1223 domain-containing protein, with amino-acid sequence MLIASVAALLAFDGFMDRSGEGEDGPPAGERAVVLELFTSQGCSSCPPADALLRRIAASDAFGKTVVPLAFHVDYWNDLGWRDPYSDARWTDRQSDYAAAMGAATLYTPQLVVQGRESFVGSRAVAIEDAIRKAAGEPAEARIGPVEWTVRGDTLAVSTRVDSPSPVQVQFVLFQRGLATEVTRGENKGKRLENDYVVRSLVSLPARSAGASAEALLAWPPAVPRDRIGLAVLVRDPGTLHIVAASQIDVRVDD; translated from the coding sequence GTGTTGATCGCTTCAGTCGCTGCACTGCTGGCGTTTGACGGCTTCATGGATCGCAGCGGCGAGGGGGAAGACGGCCCGCCGGCCGGCGAGCGGGCGGTCGTGCTGGAGCTGTTTACCTCGCAAGGATGCTCCAGCTGCCCGCCGGCGGATGCGCTGCTGCGACGCATCGCCGCTTCCGATGCCTTCGGGAAAACGGTCGTCCCGCTGGCTTTTCATGTCGACTACTGGAACGATCTGGGATGGCGCGATCCGTATTCCGATGCGCGATGGACCGACCGGCAGTCGGATTACGCCGCGGCGATGGGCGCCGCCACGCTCTACACCCCGCAGCTGGTGGTGCAGGGGCGGGAGTCTTTCGTGGGATCCCGGGCTGTCGCCATTGAAGACGCCATCCGCAAGGCGGCCGGCGAGCCGGCGGAGGCGCGCATTGGGCCCGTCGAATGGACGGTCCGGGGCGACACGCTCGCGGTATCCACCCGCGTCGACAGCCCATCGCCCGTTCAGGTCCAGTTTGTGCTCTTTCAGCGGGGATTGGCCACCGAGGTAACCCGCGGCGAGAACAAAGGGAAACGACTGGAGAACGACTATGTGGTGCGAAGCCTCGTTTCGCTGCCCGCCCGATCAGCGGGCGCATCCGCCGAGGCGCTACTGGCATGGCCGCCGGCGGTGCCGCGCGACCGGATCGGTCTGGCCGTCCTGGTTCGGGATCCAGGCACCCTGCACATCGTTGCAGCGAGCCAGATCGATGTGAGGGTCGACGATTGA
- a CDS encoding serine/threonine-protein kinase, whose product MDGHRIDAVLGRGGMGIVFKAENVELSRTVALKIINPALAQDDSFIRRFRLEARALAQIHHPNIVLVYAFRPFDLGYYISMEYVHGPTLAEYLETHGALSWNESVYLLKQMLSAFHFAHSAGVIHRDIKPRNILLAPNNVVKITDFGLAKVLQEGGGLGHDTTVTVATGGTIHYMPPEQIRGLKNVDHRGDIFSLGMSMYESLAGTLPFDKNASGYTIQKIIVEEPFPDIRKNNPEIPRALARIIMKALEKDPDKRYQSAAEMKAALEEFEKEQHTSGATTIYANGSQAPGVTLQTSRGKVYSLVAATVVCILLAFAIFYRPGRPAPPATGNSQPQQPPTASAASNQGPYPVTPGILSDDSTDILPGSGDSTFLATNASDTTRLPDEPVEPPAAPLVGSLWVESTPPGAQVRINGRNYGFTPTTVRGLSPGDVQVSLFKESYLPATMDATVDAGEVRAVLATLLRIQGSVQLSVRPSGDLYVDDELILEGITEEVEVKLPADTLLVSIRNPQYGEWRQTLIVTPGDPKIVSVDFTQTVRLRVTAFEEDGISFPPSAEIFLDGKSTGLFTPWQLEVPVGLHTLDVRAEGYELVDPPEPINFDGSTSNLFRFTLRKLPDDGRR is encoded by the coding sequence GTGGACGGACACCGCATCGACGCGGTGCTCGGGCGTGGCGGTATGGGCATCGTATTCAAGGCGGAGAATGTCGAGCTGTCGCGGACGGTCGCGCTCAAGATCATCAACCCCGCCCTCGCCCAGGACGACTCCTTCATCCGCCGCTTCCGGCTCGAAGCGCGCGCCCTGGCCCAGATCCATCATCCGAATATCGTACTCGTGTATGCGTTTCGGCCGTTCGATCTGGGTTATTACATCTCGATGGAGTACGTGCATGGCCCGACGCTGGCGGAGTACCTCGAAACGCACGGCGCCCTTTCGTGGAACGAGTCGGTCTATCTGTTGAAACAGATGTTGTCCGCGTTTCACTTCGCGCACAGCGCCGGTGTGATCCATCGGGACATCAAACCGCGCAATATTCTCCTCGCGCCGAACAACGTGGTGAAGATCACGGACTTCGGCCTGGCGAAGGTGCTGCAAGAAGGCGGTGGCCTCGGTCACGACACCACGGTGACTGTGGCCACCGGCGGCACCATCCATTACATGCCGCCCGAGCAGATCCGTGGCCTGAAGAACGTCGATCACCGCGGCGACATCTTCTCACTCGGGATGTCGATGTACGAGTCGCTCGCCGGCACGCTTCCGTTCGACAAAAACGCGAGCGGATACACGATCCAGAAAATCATCGTCGAGGAGCCCTTCCCCGATATCCGCAAGAACAACCCGGAAATTCCACGGGCGCTGGCGCGGATCATCATGAAGGCGCTCGAGAAAGATCCGGACAAGCGGTATCAGTCGGCCGCCGAAATGAAGGCGGCGCTGGAAGAGTTCGAGAAAGAGCAGCATACCAGCGGCGCGACCACGATCTACGCGAATGGGTCGCAGGCGCCGGGCGTGACGCTGCAGACGTCGCGCGGCAAGGTGTACAGCCTGGTCGCCGCGACGGTGGTGTGCATCCTGCTGGCCTTCGCCATCTTCTACCGTCCGGGCCGCCCGGCGCCGCCGGCCACCGGCAACAGTCAGCCCCAGCAGCCGCCGACCGCCTCGGCCGCGTCGAACCAGGGTCCGTACCCGGTCACCCCGGGCATCCTGTCCGACGATTCGACCGACATCCTCCCTGGCAGCGGCGACTCGACGTTCCTCGCGACGAATGCGTCCGACACGACCCGGTTGCCGGACGAGCCCGTGGAGCCCCCGGCAGCGCCGCTTGTGGGCAGTCTGTGGGTGGAATCGACGCCGCCCGGCGCGCAGGTGCGCATCAACGGCCGGAATTACGGCTTCACGCCGACGACGGTGCGCGGCCTCAGCCCGGGCGACGTGCAGGTCTCGCTCTTCAAGGAATCCTACTTGCCGGCCACGATGGACGCCACGGTTGACGCCGGCGAAGTGCGCGCCGTGCTGGCCACCCTGTTGCGGATCCAGGGGTCGGTCCAGCTCTCCGTCCGCCCCTCAGGCGATCTGTACGTCGACGACGAGTTGATCCTGGAGGGCATCACGGAGGAGGTGGAGGTCAAACTGCCGGCGGATACCCTGCTGGTATCGATCCGCAATCCGCAATACGGTGAGTGGCGGCAGACGCTCATCGTGACGCCCGGCGATCCCAAAATCGTCAGCGTCGATTTTACGCAGACCGTCCGTCTGCGCGTTACTGCTTTCGAGGAAGATGGCATCAGCTTCCCTCCGTCCGCGGAGATCTTCCTCGATGGCAAATCGACCGGTCTGTTCACGCCGTGGCAGCTGGAGGTGCCGGTAGGCCTCCACACGCTGGACGTGCGGGCCGAGGGCTACGAACTGGTGGATCCCCCCGAACCCATCAACTTCGACGGTTCGACGTCTAACCTCTTTCGTTTCACCCTACGCAAATTGCCAGACGACGGGCGTCGCTGA
- a CDS encoding T9SS type A sorting domain-containing protein: MLVSPISDSPPPFLLLLTFVLLLGTWGSRPATAQYLELKSYAGDPNVRDRLGESVAIDGTLALVGAFRDDQQGLDAGAAYVFRLENGEWKQEAKLVATGSFLDGDLPAGDLFGSVVALSGTVAVIGAPEARQRGSRFGAAYVFERISPGNWVQTARFTPPESSLDDNYATAVATNGEYVMVGALDDDDLGINAGSVYVYRRNGNNWNFREKLLASDGLQGDSFGWYLAMDGNRAVVGARDVDAVAVNAGAAYVFELENGNWIEKKRLLPSDGATDDSFGEVVSLHGDRIVVGARDVNDGTGAAYVYEFAQGGWTEAAKLTASDGAAGDLYGHAVAIRGDRLIVTTRNNNERRGAAYVYERIDGAWQEVTKLAPGDLDPDDQYGQGVGLGDRYAVVTSKHDDDQAEDAGAVYFYDLANTDRGALMALYNATNGPGWKNDANWGTPTPLSTWAGVKTDGEGFVTELALNDNGLDGPLPAAIGTLQRVTLIDLYENALTGALPPALGNLSTLQILRLYTNQFTGTLPTELGALSNLEILALGANGFTGSIPAAYGGMTALREFYIPSNQLDGAVPPEIALLPNLEILRVQFNSLTELPSFAARAGQMTSLRVHTNRFTFEDIEPNIGVSGIEYIPQLPFGESRSISINEGEPLTIDIPIGGANNVYRWFKDGEAIDGATNRVFSRAMASTADAGVYTLEATNTAVAGLTLTSQPVVVEVSNAERFDAHLRSANVLPPFISPASGDLTAVLSESRLIVTGSFQDMNNPYTGAALYIGNPDANGIQVATLNATLAGSGGTFDPERNSFSFASTQLDALRNGRLYAVIFTTRPDAQDAVQEELRGQFYVRPNQAPSASTVTAPTDGALVDLSQAGASLTVSWTAATDPDGHPTYYLWTFSREANFGTVDALYRTDQTPSFTIPLATLDAFLASKGVPPGGTITIYHRVVTTDGSLLTLGDPRALTLKRSVNNAPPFVASAIPDRVHTLGNPDVTIALKRVFSDPESDPLLFGAVSDTPAVAGVLVERDTLFISSETIGRTQITVSAQDPRGGIAQDVFTFTVNAAPELVSTISNQAFVEGDAAFTTSLAPIFSDADPLTYSASSNQPLVATAAIEVDGMTLRVQPAGAGTAVITVTATDDKLATATTSFTVQVQPNRIEPPQSVAETVSLTFGDPTRSTSYRLVGLPGNVALPMNQAIPGVPDVDWVAYRERGNPDAVEGDVYQKYDGSALFDFKPGRGFWLLSKLAWTRSDSRSTVPLNSEDAFEIPLQNGWNILSNPFDIDVPWSAVQALNGISQTLFAWNGAFASATTFASARTGQAYYFFNAENRATLTLPYQPAAVAGEAPARGLTLSALSDAGPASRVVVGRHPDAREGIDTIDQMAPPAGFEVTSLRLVQTDADERRRLLMEEFRPEQLPGYRYDLTLRREAGTPVTLEATGIERVAGEQVVLVDRTLGKTYALDRQPTILLPAGADHTEFVLLIGSDAYISDALSELAPAQVVLTQNYPNPFSSGTIIEYALPEPARVKLVVYDALGRLVQVLVDADLDAGFHTIRWDGTHAGHYPVRSGIYLYRLEAGDTQVVRTMTVIR; this comes from the coding sequence ATGTTGGTCAGCCCGATCTCCGACAGCCCGCCGCCTTTTCTCCTACTCCTCACGTTTGTGCTCCTTCTCGGAACGTGGGGATCCAGGCCGGCGACGGCGCAATACCTCGAACTCAAATCCTACGCCGGCGACCCCAACGTGCGGGACCGCCTCGGTGAATCGGTAGCGATTGACGGCACGCTGGCGCTCGTGGGGGCCTTCCGTGACGACCAGCAGGGGCTCGATGCCGGCGCAGCCTATGTCTTCCGGCTCGAAAACGGGGAATGGAAACAGGAGGCCAAGCTGGTCGCGACCGGGAGCTTCCTGGACGGCGACCTGCCCGCCGGCGACCTCTTCGGCAGCGTCGTCGCGCTCTCCGGTACAGTGGCCGTGATCGGCGCGCCCGAAGCCCGCCAGCGGGGCAGCCGGTTCGGCGCCGCGTACGTATTCGAGCGCATCAGCCCCGGAAACTGGGTCCAGACGGCCCGTTTTACGCCGCCGGAGAGCTCGCTGGACGACAATTACGCCACGGCCGTCGCCACCAATGGGGAATACGTGATGGTGGGCGCGCTCGACGACGACGACCTCGGCATCAACGCGGGCTCCGTTTACGTCTATCGCCGCAACGGCAACAACTGGAACTTCCGGGAAAAACTGCTCGCGTCGGACGGCCTCCAGGGCGACAGCTTCGGCTGGTATCTGGCCATGGACGGCAATCGCGCCGTGGTTGGGGCGCGGGATGTGGACGCCGTCGCCGTGAACGCCGGCGCCGCCTACGTATTCGAACTCGAGAACGGAAACTGGATCGAAAAAAAACGTCTCCTTCCCTCCGACGGCGCCACGGACGACAGCTTCGGCGAGGTCGTTTCGCTTCACGGCGACCGCATCGTCGTCGGCGCGCGCGATGTCAACGACGGGACAGGCGCGGCGTACGTGTACGAGTTCGCGCAGGGGGGTTGGACCGAGGCGGCGAAGCTGACGGCGAGCGACGGCGCGGCCGGCGATCTGTACGGCCACGCGGTGGCCATCCGGGGAGATCGGCTCATCGTGACCACGCGCAACAACAACGAACGCCGCGGGGCCGCCTACGTCTACGAACGGATCGACGGCGCCTGGCAGGAGGTGACGAAGCTGGCGCCCGGCGACCTCGACCCGGACGATCAGTACGGCCAGGGCGTGGGGCTCGGCGACCGCTATGCCGTCGTGACGTCGAAGCACGACGACGACCAGGCGGAAGACGCCGGCGCCGTCTATTTCTACGACCTCGCCAATACCGACCGCGGCGCGCTGATGGCGCTGTACAACGCCACGAACGGTCCGGGATGGAAGAACGACGCGAACTGGGGGACGCCGACGCCGCTGTCGACCTGGGCCGGCGTGAAGACCGATGGCGAAGGCTTCGTCACCGAGCTGGCGCTGAACGACAACGGCCTCGACGGCCCGCTGCCGGCGGCGATCGGCACGCTGCAGCGCGTCACGTTGATCGATCTGTACGAAAACGCGCTCACCGGTGCGCTGCCGCCGGCGCTCGGCAACCTGTCGACCCTCCAGATCCTCCGGCTCTATACCAACCAGTTCACCGGAACGCTGCCGACGGAACTCGGCGCGCTCAGCAACCTGGAGATCCTGGCACTCGGCGCAAACGGGTTCACCGGATCCATCCCCGCGGCCTATGGCGGAATGACCGCCCTGCGCGAGTTCTATATCCCGAGCAACCAGCTCGACGGCGCCGTCCCTCCCGAGATCGCGCTCCTCCCCAACCTGGAAATCCTGCGCGTCCAGTTCAACAGCCTGACCGAGCTGCCGAGCTTCGCCGCGCGGGCCGGCCAGATGACGAGCCTCCGGGTGCACACCAACCGGTTCACCTTCGAGGACATCGAGCCGAATATCGGGGTGAGCGGGATCGAGTACATCCCGCAGCTGCCCTTCGGTGAGTCGCGCTCGATTTCGATCAACGAGGGCGAGCCACTCACGATCGACATCCCTATCGGCGGGGCGAACAATGTGTACCGGTGGTTCAAGGACGGCGAGGCGATCGACGGCGCGACGAACCGGGTCTTCTCCCGCGCCATGGCCAGCACGGCGGACGCCGGCGTGTATACGCTGGAGGCCACGAACACCGCCGTCGCCGGCCTCACGCTGACCAGCCAGCCGGTCGTCGTCGAGGTGAGCAACGCCGAACGGTTCGACGCCCACCTGCGCAGCGCCAACGTGTTGCCGCCGTTTATCTCGCCGGCATCCGGCGATCTTACCGCCGTGCTCTCCGAGAGCCGCCTGATCGTCACCGGGTCTTTCCAGGACATGAACAACCCGTACACGGGGGCGGCGCTGTACATCGGCAACCCCGACGCCAACGGCATCCAGGTGGCGACGCTCAACGCGACGCTCGCCGGCAGCGGCGGCACGTTCGATCCGGAGCGGAACAGCTTCAGCTTCGCATCGACCCAGCTCGACGCGCTGCGCAACGGCCGGCTCTATGCGGTGATCTTCACGACCCGCCCCGACGCCCAGGATGCGGTCCAGGAAGAGCTGCGCGGCCAGTTTTATGTCCGCCCCAACCAGGCTCCGAGCGCGTCGACCGTGACCGCGCCGACCGATGGCGCCCTTGTGGACCTCTCGCAGGCCGGCGCGTCGCTCACGGTTTCGTGGACGGCCGCGACTGACCCGGACGGCCACCCGACCTACTACCTCTGGACGTTCTCCCGCGAAGCCAATTTCGGGACCGTCGACGCCCTCTACCGCACCGACCAGACCCCGTCCTTCACGATCCCGCTCGCGACGCTGGACGCGTTTCTCGCCTCCAAGGGCGTGCCTCCCGGCGGCACGATCACCATCTACCACCGGGTCGTCACGACGGACGGCAGTCTGCTCACGCTGGGCGACCCGCGTGCGCTGACGCTCAAACGGAGCGTGAACAACGCGCCCCCGTTCGTCGCTTCCGCCATCCCCGACCGGGTGCATACGCTGGGCAATCCGGACGTGACGATCGCGCTCAAGCGGGTGTTCAGCGATCCCGAATCCGACCCGCTCCTTTTCGGCGCCGTATCCGACACGCCGGCCGTCGCCGGCGTGCTGGTGGAGCGCGACACCCTGTTCATTTCCTCCGAGACCATCGGGCGGACGCAAATCACCGTCTCCGCCCAGGATCCGCGCGGCGGCATCGCGCAGGACGTCTTCACCTTCACGGTGAACGCCGCGCCGGAACTCGTGTCGACGATTTCCAACCAGGCGTTCGTCGAAGGCGACGCGGCGTTCACGACGTCGCTGGCGCCGATCTTTTCGGATGCCGATCCGCTGACCTACTCGGCATCCTCCAATCAACCGCTGGTCGCCACGGCCGCCATCGAGGTGGACGGGATGACGCTGCGCGTCCAGCCCGCCGGCGCCGGCACGGCGGTGATCACGGTGACGGCGACGGACGACAAGCTGGCCACGGCGACGACGTCCTTCACCGTGCAGGTCCAGCCCAACCGGATCGAACCGCCGCAAAGCGTCGCCGAAACGGTCAGCCTCACGTTCGGCGACCCGACGCGCTCGACGAGCTACCGGCTGGTCGGGCTGCCCGGCAACGTCGCGCTTCCCATGAACCAGGCCATCCCGGGCGTGCCGGACGTCGACTGGGTCGCCTACCGCGAACGGGGCAATCCGGACGCCGTGGAGGGCGACGTCTACCAGAAATACGACGGATCCGCACTGTTCGACTTCAAGCCCGGCCGGGGCTTCTGGCTCCTCTCGAAGCTGGCCTGGACCCGTTCCGATTCGCGCAGCACCGTGCCGCTGAACAGCGAGGACGCCTTTGAAATCCCCCTGCAGAACGGCTGGAACATCCTCTCCAATCCGTTCGACATCGATGTGCCCTGGAGCGCGGTGCAGGCGTTGAACGGCATCAGCCAGACGCTTTTCGCGTGGAACGGCGCGTTTGCGTCCGCCACGACATTCGCCTCGGCACGGACCGGGCAGGCGTATTATTTCTTCAATGCCGAGAATCGGGCGACGCTCACGCTCCCCTATCAGCCCGCGGCAGTGGCCGGCGAGGCGCCGGCGCGCGGGCTCACGCTCTCCGCCCTCAGTGACGCGGGGCCGGCGAGCCGTGTCGTCGTTGGCCGGCACCCCGATGCGCGGGAAGGCATCGACACGATCGACCAGATGGCTCCGCCCGCCGGCTTCGAGGTGACGAGCCTCCGCCTCGTGCAGACCGATGCGGACGAGCGGCGACGCCTGTTGATGGAGGAGTTCCGGCCGGAGCAGCTCCCGGGCTATCGGTACGATCTCACCCTGCGGCGTGAAGCCGGTACGCCCGTTACGCTCGAGGCCACCGGCATCGAGCGCGTCGCCGGCGAGCAGGTCGTGCTGGTGGATCGCACGCTGGGTAAAACGTACGCGCTGGACCGGCAACCGACGATTCTTTTGCCGGCGGGGGCTGATCACACCGAATTCGTGCTCCTCATCGGTTCCGATGCGTATATTTCAGACGCCCTCTCCGAACTCGCGCCAGCCCAGGTCGTCTTGACGCAAAACTACCCGAACCCCTTTTCGAGTGGCACCATTATTGAGTATGCGCTGCCGGAACCCGCCCGCGTAAAACTCGTCGTTTATGATGCCCTTGGTCGGCTCGTTCAGGTACTGGTCGATGCCGATCTAGACGCCGGTTTTCACACAATTCGCTGGGACGGGACCCACGCAGGGCACTACCCCGTACGCAGTGGTATCTATCTGTACCGACTTGAAGCCGGAGACACGCAGGTCGTCCGAACCATGACGGTGATTCGATAA
- a CDS encoding FHA domain-containing protein, which translates to MAVKLILSNSADPSLSEEYVFDQEQITIGRDQGNDVHIVDPTRVVSKRHAEISRAAEGFLLADLGSKNFTYLNNTRIESGRGYAIDDGDSFRLGDYEVQFVVLAPEPEPEPEETPAPAPFEFDKTMFDSGFVNPFAEGAELLSQALAKISEAYDRETPNRRDDALREAFADALDARPHDAKATIADILSVFRDPDATDRNPAHGAGSTALNGHTATPVPREKALARVSGGTVMSDHSSRVLEVFLHVMAKLLSIPWEFRHEFVGHTIAQSTETEMLFGNDKERLRRFLLDETLTDDEIDRRLALVEEGGDDVVLHQLAMLDGYKAVVQQGMHMMLREIDPNVAIEQLANDGGLYRTFPKLARLVASWQLEDKFRELRGEDWSVTERRAYRPSFIRAYLARMSGGPKKPQS; encoded by the coding sequence ATGGCGGTAAAGCTCATACTCTCAAATAGCGCGGATCCCTCCTTAAGCGAAGAGTACGTCTTCGACCAGGAGCAGATCACGATAGGCCGGGACCAGGGAAACGACGTCCACATCGTGGACCCCACCCGTGTCGTCAGCAAGCGCCACGCGGAAATATCCCGCGCAGCGGAAGGATTTCTGCTCGCCGATCTCGGTAGCAAGAACTTTACGTATCTGAACAACACCCGGATCGAATCCGGCCGCGGGTACGCCATCGACGATGGCGACTCGTTCCGGCTGGGCGATTACGAGGTGCAATTCGTCGTTCTCGCCCCCGAGCCGGAGCCCGAACCGGAGGAAACGCCGGCGCCGGCGCCCTTCGAGTTCGACAAAACGATGTTCGACAGCGGCTTCGTCAACCCGTTTGCCGAAGGCGCCGAACTGCTCAGCCAGGCCCTCGCCAAAATCAGCGAAGCCTACGACCGCGAGACCCCCAACCGGCGCGACGACGCCCTCCGCGAGGCCTTCGCCGATGCGCTCGACGCCCGTCCCCACGACGCCAAGGCGACCATCGCCGATATCCTGTCCGTCTTCCGCGACCCCGATGCCACGGACCGCAACCCGGCCCATGGGGCGGGTTCCACCGCCCTCAACGGCCATACGGCGACGCCGGTCCCGCGCGAGAAGGCGCTGGCCCGCGTGAGCGGAGGCACGGTGATGAGCGACCATTCCTCGCGTGTGCTCGAGGTCTTCCTGCACGTCATGGCCAAGCTGCTCAGCATCCCGTGGGAGTTCCGACACGAATTTGTCGGCCATACGATCGCACAGTCTACCGAAACCGAGATGCTGTTCGGCAACGACAAGGAACGACTCCGCCGCTTCCTGCTCGATGAGACCCTGACCGACGACGAGATCGATCGCCGGCTCGCGCTCGTCGAGGAAGGCGGCGACGATGTTGTCCTCCACCAGCTCGCGATGCTCGACGGGTACAAGGCGGTCGTCCAGCAGGGCATGCACATGATGCTGCGCGAGATCGACCCGAATGTCGCGATCGAGCAGCTCGCCAACGATGGCGGACTCTACCGCACCTTCCCCAAGCTGGCGCGCCTGGTGGCATCGTGGCAGCTGGAAGACAAATTTCGCGAACTCCGTGGCGAAGACTGGTCGGTTACCGAGCGGCGCGCCTACCGGCCTTCGTTCATCCGTGCGTACCTCGCCCGGATGTCGGGGGGACCCAAAAAGCCGCAAAGCTGA
- a CDS encoding FHA domain-containing protein, translating into MKRTNDAKRAGFPPIQVRIVQEDAAPVERVFTHPFRIGRDRECDIHLPLKHVSRTHAEINYTNQCWWIHDLDSTNGIALNDRKVQHAPINDQDVLMLGKEGPQIQFRYVQPDGSGFNPGGEMYEEAQADTETGMKRKASLIAAGVVVLALVGLFWGNRQSEEKLQRRDEAEQLFYKIKEQDRSIATIRFEDDPAGDRSNVLDLMELQEQRRQMAERYKGYIIEIGLYKDLTQVERLIYNVTRFFNESEFGMPNAFLDDVQEAIDRYWLEENRLQYELALRKAANLGYTSYVVDLLTRNGLPAEFFYIPLTISLFDMETVQPRGDEMRRGMWLLDGETAAAYGLNLGVFSDMDQFDASDDRHNFYASTEAAVRFLRDLYYGPGEVSGLVTLAGYLDPRGAAINLRDTLASSLDAAFFQGEPDDPGHRNYWTLLARRDGRVDPDVQRQIARIFAAAVIGQDPPLFGFDFANPLAAYEGRLSR; encoded by the coding sequence ATGAAACGGACGAACGACGCCAAACGGGCCGGCTTTCCGCCCATCCAGGTGCGCATTGTGCAGGAAGACGCTGCCCCGGTCGAGCGCGTCTTCACGCACCCGTTCCGCATCGGCAGGGACCGTGAGTGCGATATCCATCTCCCCCTCAAACACGTCAGCCGCACCCACGCCGAGATCAACTATACGAACCAGTGCTGGTGGATCCACGATCTGGACAGCACGAACGGCATCGCCCTGAACGACCGAAAGGTGCAGCACGCGCCGATCAACGACCAGGACGTCCTGATGCTCGGGAAGGAGGGGCCGCAGATCCAGTTCCGGTACGTACAGCCGGACGGCTCGGGCTTCAATCCGGGCGGTGAGATGTACGAGGAGGCGCAGGCGGATACCGAAACGGGGATGAAACGCAAGGCATCGCTCATCGCGGCCGGCGTGGTCGTCCTCGCCCTGGTCGGCCTGTTCTGGGGCAACCGGCAGTCCGAAGAAAAACTGCAGCGGCGCGACGAGGCCGAGCAGCTGTTTTACAAGATCAAGGAGCAGGATCGCTCGATCGCGACCATCCGGTTCGAGGACGATCCCGCCGGCGACCGCAGCAACGTCCTCGATCTGATGGAGCTCCAGGAGCAGCGCCGCCAGATGGCCGAACGGTACAAAGGCTACATCATCGAAATAGGGCTCTACAAGGATCTCACCCAGGTCGAACGCCTCATCTACAACGTGACGCGCTTTTTTAACGAGAGCGAATTCGGCATGCCGAATGCGTTTCTGGACGATGTCCAGGAGGCGATCGATCGCTACTGGCTGGAGGAAAATCGGCTTCAGTACGAACTCGCGCTCCGAAAAGCCGCGAATCTCGGCTATACATCGTATGTCGTCGACCTGCTCACGCGGAACGGGCTGCCGGCCGAGTTTTTCTACATCCCCCTCACCATCAGCCTGTTCGATATGGAAACGGTCCAGCCCAGGGGCGACGAGATGCGGCGGGGGATGTGGTTGCTCGACGGCGAAACGGCCGCCGCCTACGGGTTGAATCTGGGCGTGTTTTCGGACATGGATCAGTTCGACGCATCCGACGATCGGCACAACTTCTACGCCTCGACCGAAGCCGCCGTCCGCTTCCTGAGGGACCTCTATTACGGCCCCGGCGAAGTCTCCGGCCTCGTCACGCTGGCCGGCTATCTCGATCCGCGCGGCGCCGCGATTAATCTTCGTGACACGCTTGCTTCGTCGCTCGACGCGGCGTTTTTTCAGGGGGAGCCGGACGACCCGGGGCATCGAAATTACTGGACCCTTCTGGCACGGCGCGATGGACGTGTCGATCCGGACGTTCAGCGGCAGATCGCGCGCATCTTCGCGGCGGCCGTCATCGGCCAGGATCCACCGCTCTTTGGCTTCGATTTCGCCAACCCGCTGGCCGCCTATGAAGGCCGGCTCTCACGCTGA
- a CDS encoding Stp1/IreP family PP2C-type Ser/Thr phosphatase — protein sequence MSWWKHKRSTNIAFGASTHVGRVRSENQDAYGCFPEHASNGHGDRLFIVADGMGGHAGGKEASRIAIDEVPGAFFDARGKSAHDRLRAAFITANERIYTKAHSEEGFERMGTTCTALAVIEGQICIAHVGDTRAYRITNDTIEQLTNDHTLVEEMRREGVITADEARVHPRRNTLTRALGVEPSLEVDVYDVGGLNANDRFLLCSDGLAAVTSEELMQIVLAGDPQQATEKLVAMANERGGHDNVTVVIIHVK from the coding sequence ATGTCCTGGTGGAAGCATAAAAGATCGACCAACATCGCGTTCGGTGCCTCGACGCATGTGGGCCGTGTGCGCTCCGAGAACCAGGATGCGTACGGCTGCTTTCCCGAGCATGCCTCGAACGGGCACGGCGACCGCCTTTTCATCGTCGCCGACGGGATGGGAGGACATGCAGGTGGCAAGGAAGCCAGCCGCATCGCCATCGACGAGGTGCCGGGCGCTTTTTTTGATGCGCGCGGCAAGTCGGCCCACGACCGCCTCCGCGCGGCGTTTATCACCGCCAACGAGCGCATCTACACCAAGGCGCACTCGGAGGAAGGGTTCGAACGCATGGGCACGACCTGCACGGCCCTGGCGGTGATCGAAGGCCAGATCTGCATCGCACACGTGGGCGATACCCGCGCGTATCGCATCACGAACGACACGATCGAACAGCTCACGAACGACCATACCCTCGTCGAGGAAATGCGCCGCGAAGGGGTCATCACGGCCGACGAGGCGCGCGTGCATCCCCGACGCAACACCCTCACGCGGGCGCTCGGCGTAGAGCCGTCGCTGGAAGTCGATGTGTACGATGTAGGCGGCCTCAACGCCAACGATCGGTTTCTGCTCTGCTCCGACGGCCTCGCGGCCGTGACCAGCGAGGAGCTGATGCAGATCGTGCTGGCCGGCGATCCGCAGCAGGCTACCGAAAAACTGGTGGCGATGGCCAACGAGCGCGGCGGGCACGACAACGTGACCGTTGTGATCATTCATGTAAAGTGA